The stretch of DNA ACCGGCGTCCCGCTCTTGGGACTCCTGCTCTTTCTGCCGGCGAGCCGGGGGCTGGGCGGAGCCCGCGGCGACGCGCCCTCGCTGGCCGAGTTCGGGACCGTCCTCGGGAACAGCACCGTCTGGCTCGCGGGAACGCTCGGGTTCCTCAGCTACGCGCTGTATCTGTTCATCAACAGTTGGGGGTCGACGTACCTCACCCAGGAGATGGGGCTCTCGCTGGCACTGAGCGGCGTTCTCGTCGCGGTGTTCCCGGCCGTCGGCGTCGTCTCGCGGATCAGCAGCGGCCTCCTCTCGGACCGCGTCTTCGACGGTCGTCGGCAACCCGTCCTGCTCGGGTCCTTTCTCGTCGCTGCACCGCTGATGCTGGTGTTCACGCGATTCGGATCGATCCCGCTGCTCGTCGGAGTGTTGCTTCTCTCGGGGTTCGCGATCCAACTCACGCTCGGGCTCTCGTTCACGTACGTGCGAGAGGTGGTCGAGTCCCACGTCGCGGCCACGGCCGTGGCGTTTCAGACCAGCGTCGGCCTCGCGGGGGCGTTCCTGTCGCCGATCGCCGGCGGGGCGGTCGTCGACGCCGCCGGCTTCGACGTCGCGTTCCTCCTCGTCGGAGCGCTCGCCGTCGGCGGAGTGATACTGGCGTGGCGCGCTCCCGAGCCGACGGCCCGTTGACGGGGGCCGATGGAACGGGTGAGAGTGGATACCCAGAATCCGGGCCGGTTTCAGACGATCGCGTCCGCCAGCATCTCGACCGGATGCGGCGGTTCTTCTTCCCCGTCCCGGTCGCCGAGTTGCGCCCGGCAGGACGCACCGGGTGCGGTGAGGGTTTCCCCGTTCGAGGCATCGATCTGATCGTACAGGGTGCTCGCGACGGCTTTCGACATCGAATAGTGTTCGGCCTCGTAGCCGAAGGACCCGGCCATCCCACAGCAGCTCGAATCGAGCGCGTCGACGTCGTATCCCGCCCGCCGCAGGACGCCGACCGCGTGGTGGTCCTTCTTCGTCGACTTCTGGTGACAGTGGCCGTGGTAGGTCAGCGCTGTCGACGGCGCTCCAGCGGTCACCCCGTCGCGCTCCAGCAGGCGGAAGGTGTCGAAGTACTCCATCACGCCGTAGGTGTTGCCGGCCACCCGCTCGGCATCCTCGCCCGACAGCAGGTCCAGGTAGTCGTGCTGGAACATCACCGCATCGGAGGGTTCGACGACGACGACGTCCCACTCGCCGCCGACGAGCGGCGCGAGGGCGTCGACGTTCTGACGCGCCTTTTCACGCGCCATATCGACGAACCCCTTCGAGTGCGGTGGTCGCCCGGAACCGGTGACGTCGTCGGGAATCTCCACGTGCACGTTCGCCGCCTCCAGCGCTCGGACGGCAGCCTTTCCGGCCTCAGGATGGTTGTAGTTCGTGTACGTGTCGGGGAAGAGGTAGACCTTCGAGTCCGCTGCCGATTCGCTCACGGTCGCCCCGCCGCGCGAATCGAACCAGTCGACGAAGGAGACGCGGTGGAACCGCGGCAACTCCCGCTCGCTGGAGATACCGAGAGCCTTCTCCATCGCGAGACGGGCACCGGGCAGCTCCGGAAGGAGGTTCGAGAGCGGCGCGAAGGCGCTCCCGACCTTCGAGAGGGCACCCACGTTGGCGAAGACCTTGTCGCGGAGGCTCGACCCGTTCCGCTGGTGGTACTCGTGGGTCACTTCGGCCTTCATCTTCGCCATATCGACGCCGCTGGGACAGTCCTTCAGGCAACCCTTACAGCCGATACAGAGATCCAGAACTTCCTCAACGAACTCGTCTTCGAACTGTTCGCCGTCGGAAATCTCGCCGCTCATCGCCTGTCGGAGCATGTTCGCCCGGCCGCGCGTCGACTGGATCTCCTCTTCGGCGGCCCGATAGGTCGGACACATCACGCCGCCGGTCGTCTCCTGCGGGCCGCGACAGCCGGCACAGCCGTGACAGAGCTCCGCCATCCCCTGAAAGCCGTTCTCGTTGTCCCACTCCATCGCCGGGTCGAAGTCGGCGTCGAACTCGTAGTCGGGGGAGAACCGGAGATCCTCGGTCATCTCGTGCGTCGCGGTCGCGGCCGCGTCGTCGGGTCGCACTTCGTCGGGCGCGTAGCCGCAGACGTTGCCGGGGTTGAGCAGCCAATCGGGATCGAACGCGGTTTTCAGCCGTCGGAACTCGGCCCAGAGTTCGTCGCCGCAGAGCTTCCGGTTCCACTGCGTCCGCGCGCGACCGTCGCCGTGTTCACCCGAGACCGATCCGCCGTACTTCACCACGAGATCGGTCACTGCGTCGGCGATGGCCTCGAAGGTCTCGACGCCCTCGGCCGTCTTCGTGTTCACGAGCGGGCGGATGTGGAGGACGCCGGGGCCGGCGTGGGCGTAGTAGGAGGCGAACGTGTCGTGGTCGTCCAGAATCTCCTGGAAGTCCGAGACGTACGCCGGAAGGTTCTCCGCCGGGATCGCCGTGTCCTCGATGTAGGCGATGTGCTTCTCGTCGGTGGTCCGCGACAGGAGGATCGGGAGCCCCGACTTGCGCATCTTCCAGAACTTCGCGCGCGTCTCCGCGTCGTGAGCCTCCATCGCGTCGACCGCGGTCCGCGCCGTGTCCGTCGTCACCGCGCCCTCGCCGGGCGAGCGGTCAGTCGACGCGTCGGGCACTCGGTCGTCGACGAGCTCAGCCACCTGCTGGCGGCCGTGCTCGTCGTCCTCGGCGTAGAACTCCACCAGCAGCACAGAGTCCGTTCCAGAGGGCAGCGTCTCGACGACGTCGGCGAACTCCGGCGTCTCGCGGGCGAGATCCAACAGCACGTCGTCCATCACCTCCACGGCCGCGGGGTCGTGTTCGAGAATCGGAGCGACGTCCTCCATCGCGTCGAGGACGTCGTCGTAGGTGAGAAGCGCCACCGAGGCGGTGTTCGGGATCGGCTCCAGCGACACCGTCGCTTCGGTGACGATGCCGAGCGTCCCCTCCGATCCGGCGAGGAGTCGCGCGAGGTTGACCGTCTCCGGTTCGCTCTCGGGGTCGACCCCGGAGTCGTCCGGGAGTCGGCGCTCGCCGCGCATCTCGTCGACGAGCATATCGAGGTTGTACCCCGAGACGTTCCGTTTCAGATCGGGGTACATTTCGGCGATTTCATCGGCCTCCTCGTCGAGAGTGCGAGAGACAGCCGCGTAGATCCGCTCTTCGAGCGTCCCCTCCGGATCTCCCTCCTCGCGGAGGGTGTCGACGGCGACCTCCCCGAAGGTCGTCACGGTCCCGTCGGAGAGGACCACCTCCACGGATTCCAGGTAGTAATCCGTCTTGCCGTAGCGCAGCGAGTGCGCGCCCGTGGAGTTGTTGCCGATCGCCCCGCCGAGTGCCGATTTGTCCCCCCACGCCGGATCGGGCGCGAACTTCAGGTCGTGGCGTTCCAGGGCCGCGTTCAGGTCGCCGAGTCGGATGCCGGCCTGCGCCGTCGCGGTCCCGGCGTCGGGATCGACTTCGAGCAGTGACCCCAGCCCCGGCATCAGGTCGAGGACGACGGCTTCGTTCACCGTCTGTCCGGCCAGGCTGGTGCCGCCGCCGCGGGGGAGCACCGGAATCCCCTCGGCGGCGCAGTACTCCATCGTGTTCGCGACGTCCGCGGTCGACGTCGGCATCACGACCCCGATCGGCGTCCGCTCGTACGCCGAGGCGTCGGTGGCGTACAGCTGTCGGGAGTACGTGTCGAACCGGACGTCGCCGTCGACGACGGATTCGAGGTCCGCGACCAGGTCCGGGCGCTCGACGTCGTCACTGACGTAGTCGTAGTTCCCCGTCGTGGCGGGATCAGTACCATCTGCGCGCGAATTCGAAGCCATATTGTGTGTCTCTCGTTTGGGCGGGGAACCGCGTCGACCGCGGTCACACCTGAAGCCGGAAGCAGTTGGTCGTGAGGCGGTACGGCTGGGGATCGCCCCGATCAGAAGACCCCCGGGAACAGCACGTAGCTGAACAGCAGCGTCAGGAGCCCGGTCGCCGTCCCGTAGTACAGCAGCGGGATCAGTTCGAGGCGGATGACGCGACCCTCCTCGCCGACGAGGCCGACGACCGCGAGCGCGGCGACGACGTTGTGAACGGCGATGAGGTTGCCGATCGCGCCGCCGACCGCCTGGGCGCCGAGCATCAGCGTGTGTGAGGTGCCGATCTGGTCGGCGACGCCGTACTGGAAGGTTCCGAACAGGATGTCAGAGACCGTGTTCGATCCGGCGAGGAACGCACCGAACGCGCCGACGAAGGCGGCGAAGAAGGGGTAGACGCCGCCCGCGACGCCGGCCATCCCTTCGGAGAGGACGATGAGCATACTGTCGGTTCCGGTCGCTGATCCCGACTGAAGCATTATCTGGACCGTCGCGACGGCGAATAGCAGTGCGACGACCGCCGGGGCGACCTTTTCGATCGTCTCCGCCCAGGCGGCCTTGATCTCCGTCCCGTCCATCCCGTGGAGGGGGATGGTGACGAGGTGAACGGCGACGAACACCGCGCCCGGCAGGTACAGCAGAGCGAAGTCGTTCGTGAGTCCCGTGCCGAGGATCGTCTCCTGGACGAACGGCAGGGCCGCGAGGTCGCTCCAGGCCAGCGTGAATACGTCCATCGTGACGAACGACTGAACGGGGTCGATGACGCGGGTGACGACGAGCAGGAGCGCGACTAGCGCGTACGGCGTCCAGGCCTTCCAGAGCGCCATTCCACCCGTGGGGACGCTCGACTGAACCGTACCGCCGTCGGCGGCGACGGCGACGTCGTCGCTGGTCGACTCGCCGGGCTGGATCTCGCCGATCCAGTGGTCGGGCCACGCTTCCTGGGGCTCGAAGTCCCACTCCTCGTCGGGGTGGAAAAAGCCGGCCTTGAGCGCACTGACCGTAACGAGCAGGCCGATCATCGACCCGAGAAGACCGGGGAACTCCGGCCCGAGGAAGTACGCGGTCAGGAAGTACGGCACCGAGAACGAGGCCCACGCGAACAACGTAAGCGGCAGCACTTCGAGCGCGGGGCGAATCGACCGCTCCTCGCCGAAGAAGCGGGTCATCATCGCGACGCCGATGAAGGGGAGCGCGATGCCCACGATCACGTGGTAACTCGCGGCCCACAGCGCGATGTCGGCCACCCAGGTCGCGATGTCGGGGTAGGTCCCGCTGCCCACGACGTCGGCGGTGATCGTCTCGACGCTCTCGAAGATGTCGATCATCCCGATGATGAGCGGGGTCCCGACCGCGCCGAACGTGATCGCCATCAAGTTGCCCGTGAGCGCGACGACGACGGCCGCGAGCGGCGGGAAGCCGAGTCCCACCAGAAGCGGTCCGACGATGGCCGCGGGGGTCCCGAAGCCGGCGGCGGCTTCGATGAACGATCCCATCAGGAACACGAGAAGCACGACCTGCACGCGGCGGTCCTCGCTGACGGAGGCGAAGCCGGCGTTGATCGCGTCGAACGCGCCCGTCTGCTTGAGCGTGTACAGCAGCAGGATCGCGCCGAAGACGATGTAGAGGATGTTGGCCGCGGTGATGAAGCCGTTTATCGTCGCGGCGGCGATCCACGTTCCGTTCATTCCCCACCCGACGACGCCGGCCGCGACCGCGACGACCCACGCCACCGGCATCGTTCGCGTCGCGGGCCAGTAGAAGCCGACCATCAGCACCGCGATAGTCAGGAGCGGCAGCAGCGCGACGAGCGTGTCCACCGCGCTAACCATGCCGTTCAACTCCGTGATCTATGCCAGTCGATTCCGTTCCAGGTCCGTTCCTGTTTCCGTGCATCGTGAGCTATTCGACCCAACTATTGTTATATATAGTTATCGTTCATCGCGGATCCGGCCGGTGCCACCGGCTTTCCGAACGCCCGGTCCACGACGCCACTACAGTCGTGTAATGAGGGCATAAATCGGAGTATTACGCCCCAAATCCCGTATTTTGGGTGTATTATGGTCGTCTCCAGTATCGGCGTCGACGACCTGTCGAGAGTACCAGTAAACACGTGTGAAAAGGATGTGTGCACGTGTGTCGTGGCGTTTCTCACGAGTGTAAAGGCTTATACTCTCGTGTGAAGAGGGAATACCTGTGACCGACGACGCTCGCGCGCGCTCCAGGAACGAGCACGGCCAGTACGTCGACCGGATCCCGCTCGATCGGGTGATAGCGGTGTTCGAGGAGCGTGAGGACCAAGCGCGGCCGCTGACTGCCTCTGACGTGATGGAGGCGCTCGACTGCTCTCGGCGGACCGCTCACAACAAACTCAACGAACTCGAAGAGCGGGGCGACCTGAAGACCCGGAAGGTCGGGGCGCGCTCGCGGGTGTTTTGGACGCCGATTCCGAGCGAGTCGGCGACGGCGAAAGCCGACGCCAAGAACCGAGAACCCACCGCGTCCGCGGCTGAGACCGACGATGACGCCGTCGACGAGCGTCCGGCCGTCTCCGAGGCGATCGCCGACGCCGACCTCCCCGGGAGCGGGCCGATGCTCGACGCGCGACGGGAGGCGCTGTCGGCGGCCTACGAGTACCTCGCGGAGCATCCGGAGGCGAAAAAGGCCGACTTCCTGCGGGACGTCTACCACGAGTATCCGGCGGGCTTCGAGTCGGCCGAGGGATGGTGGAACGCCATCCAACCGGCGCTGAAGCAACTGCCGGGGGTCAACCCGCCCAAGGAGCGGGGACACATTTGGCACTTCCTGGGCGGGTAGTTTCCGAATTCCGACGGCGTTCGTCGCCCGGCCGTGAGCCACGGCATTTATCATATCCTGCATCGGAGTATGGTCCGACACAGCGATGGATTCCGACTCGACCGACGACGGCCGGTCCTCCGCTCCGTCAGGAGGCGATCCGTCTCGGTGGGGCGGCCCCGACGCCGACGCACCCGCTGCCGCTGACGACGAGAGAGCGGCAGAGGAGAGTTCGGAACCGGGCGATCCCGATTCGGGGGACCGTCACGCCGGCCCCTCCGGCGGCGACGACGTGTACGCCCCGGAAGTGGAGGGACGACAGTACCGCGGGACGTGGTATCTCCCCCTGCGCTACGACGAACTCAAACGGGCCGGCGACACCGACGAGCACCCCGACCGGGGAACGGGCGGCGCGTTTCGGCTCACCGACCTGCCCCGGGTCCCGCGCGTCGGCCACATCGTCGGTCCGTCGGCGATCATGCTCGGGGCGTCGCTCGGGAGCGGCGAGACGCTCTTCTGGCCGGTTCTGACCTCGCAGTACGGGTGGACGCTCCTCTGGGCGTTCGCCGTCGGAGTGCTGACCCAGTTCGTCATCAACACCGAACTCCAGCGGTGGACGCTGGCGACGGGTGAGAGCGTCTTTCGCGCGTTCGCTCGCGTGGCAGACTACTGGCCGTGGCTGTTCCTCGCCGGCGGGCTGATCAGCCTCGGCTGGCCCGGGTGGGCGGCCGGCGCGGCGCGGGTCGGGACGACGGCCCTCGGGATCGGCGGAGCCGTCGACCTCCTCGGGGTCACGCTGGCGACGTGGAAACTCGTCGCGGTCGGCCTGATGGTCCTGATCTGGCTCTCCTATCAGGTGTCGTCAGTGATGTACACCGCCGTCGAGGTGTTCCAGATCGGCCTGCTGTTCGTCTCGATCGTCGCCGCCGTGCTGTTGGTCGGCGTGTCGGGCTCGTGGATCGAGTTCGCCGACCTCCCCGCAGCGGGGGCCGCCGTCGGGACGCTCCCGTCTGACCTCGGCATCGCCGTGTTCCTGGGCGGACTCGCGTTCGCCGGCGCGGGCGGGTACCTGAACCTCTCACAGAGCCTCTGGGCCCGCGAGAAGGGCTACGGGATGGGGAACTACCAGGGGCGCGTGAAGAACCCGTTCCACGACGAGGACCCGGAACCGATCGAGCGCGACGGCTTCAGCTTTCCGCCGACGCCGACGAACCTGAAGCGGTGGCGGGAATGGTGGCGGGTCGTCCAGCTCGAACACCTGCTGACGTTCGTCGTCGGGCTGTTCGTGGTCGCGCCGGCGCTGATGAGCGTCGCCATCCGCTACGCCCCGGGGACCACCTCTGACGCCCTCGAGATGTGGCTCACGGACGTCGCACCCGCACTGGGCCCGATCGGGACCGTGCTCGTCTTCCTGGTGCTCTTCGTCGCGCTGTTCACCACCGAGTACGCGATCGTCGAGTCCTTCGTCCGCAACAGCGTCGACGCGATCTACGAGGCGTACGGTCGCGAGGCCGGCTGGGACCTGGAGACGCTCTTCTGGCGCGTTCTGACGGGGTTTTGCCTGTGGGGTATCGTCATCATCCTCGTCTTCACCTCGCCGTTCGAGGGTCGGGAACCGTTCTTCTTCCTCGTCGTCGGCGCGGCGATGTCGGGTGTGATGATGTGGCCATACACCGCGCTCGTTCTCGTGATGAACACGACTCGACTGCCAGAGCACCTCCAGCCGGGGTGGGCGCGAATCGCCGCGCTGTGGTGGGCGTCGGGCTTCTACGGTTACTTCAGCGTCCTCCTCGTCGCCGACACGCTCGTCGAGTTCGGGCTGCCGGCCTTCGGTGCCGCACCGCTGGTCGCGGGCAGTGAGGTCGGCGGCTACGCCCTCTGGGCCGTCTTCTTCGTCGTCCAGTCCTACGCCGTCGCGGTCTCCGCAGGCGCAAAGCGAAACGCCGCGGGAACAGTCGAAAACGCCGAGTTGGCGGCCGGGCGCTTCTCGTAACCGGAAACGGACGGGAGCGGCTCGATTCGGCGAGGAGAGTGCGTTAGTCGATGCTGGTGAGGGTGGGATCCAACTGTCGGAGAGCTCTGCCGCAAGAGGCACTCGATCGGTTCGGGAACGGTCACCCGGTGCGGAACAAGAGCGCGGCCGCGACCAGCAGACAGACGACGAATCCGCCGAAGGCGGCGTCGTAACTCACGTACGTCGCGACGATGCCGACGTAGGCGGGACCGACCGCGTTCGCGCTGAGAAAGAGCGCTCTCGCGGCCCCGAGGTCTGCGCCCATCCCGCCCGACGGCGCCCCGTCGAGAATGATCGCGTCAGAGAGGGGAAACCCGGTCTTGTAGCCGAGCGCGAGGAGTCCGACTGCCAGCCAGATGGCGACGTTCGAGCCGGCGAAGACCAGTGCGACCAGCGCGGTCGCTGCGACGAGGAGTCCGGTGACGGCGATGGCACGCCTGGAGAACCGATCGCCGAGCGTGCCCGCGACGGGTTTGACGGCGAACCCCACGGCGAACACGATGGCGAACGTCAGCCCGGCGAGGCTCTCGGAGAACCCCTTCGTCTGGGCCAGATACGCCGGCGCGAAGTTGATGAACCCGCCGACCATGAAGTAAAACAGGGAGAACGCGAGGAGCGTCTCGCGCTGCCGGGAACTCTGAACCAGCCGCCCGACGGTGCTCCGGAGTTCGAGCGAGGTACTGCCGACCCGGTACCCCTCGCGAGTCTGGGAGGCGTAGACGAGGGTGATGACGGCGAGCGCGAGGGCGACGGGGAAGAAGGGCGTCCGCCAGGTCGCGTACGTCAGCGCCAGCACAGCGATGCCCGAGGAGAGGAGGCCGCCGAGGTCCGTCCCGGCGGCGTAGATCCCGAGTGCTCGGCCGCGTTTCGCCGTGAACAGGTCCGAGAGCAACGCTCGCGAGGGAATCGCGAACAGCCCCTTCCCGACGCCGACGACGGTCGCCGCGACGAGGAACGTCGCCAGTCCGGTCGACAGCCCGAACAGCGTGAAGCCGACCGCGAGAACGACCAGACCGGGGACGATCAGCGTCGTCCGGTTCCAGCGGTCCGAGTACTCGCCGCCCGGATACTGGACGAGCGCGTAGGCGCCGCCGAAGATCGAGAGGGCGATGCCCGCGGTCGCCTCGGTGATTCCGAGATCGGTGATGATCGTCGGCAAGAGCGGCGAGAGCAGGAACCGACCGGTCTGCAGGAGCGCCCAGCCCAGCGAGACGGTCACGAGCATCCGTCGCGCGTAGCCCGTCGCCTCCGTCGTCGAGTCGGTCACGACTCCCGGTCGGAGACGAACGGTAACGTGATTTCCGATTCCCGTCTCCCGATTTCTCGCTCCCGACCGGCCGCCGAAGCCGCCGACCCGACGGCTCTACGATCGCCAGAACGACGGGGTCAACAGCACGAGGACGGGAATGATCTCGATCCGGCCGATCCACATCAAAAGCGTCATCGTGACCTTCGTCGTCGCCGGGAACGACTCGTAACTCGCGAGCGGGCCGGCGATCCCGAAGGCGGGGCCGACGTTGAAGAACGTCGCCGCGACGGCGCTCATCGCCTCGAATTCGGTGACGGCGACCTGGACGCGGGAGGCGTCGATCACGACGAAGACGGTCCCGAGGATGAAGAACACGAGGCTGACGAGGGTGTACGCGTAGATATCTCGGACCGTCTGCTCGTCGACGACGTTGCCGCTGAGCCGGACCGGACGGATCGCGCTGGGCGTCGTCGCCACGAACAGGTCCCGGCGGAACGCCTTGATCACGACCAGCCAGCGGAGCGCCTTGATCGAACAGGTCGTACTGCCGGCCATCCCGCCGATGAACATCCCGACGAAGAGCAGGTGTTTCGCCGCCGGCGACCAGAGGTCGAAGTCGATGCTCGCATAGCCCGTCGTCGTGACGATCGAGACCACCTGAAACAGCGCGTGACGGACCGTCTCCTCGGCTGTCAGGTCCGGTACTGGGTCCGTGAAGAGGACCGCGGCGACGGCCGCCGTGAACACGCCGAGGATCCCGAAATAAAACCGGAACTCGTCGCTCTTTCGGAGGCGGGCGAAATCCCCCTGGAGGACGAAATACAGGAGCACGAAACTCGTCGCGCCGAGGGCCATAAACGGCACGACGGCCCACTGGACCGCGGGAGAGAACGCCGCGATGCTGTCTCCGCGCGGCGAGAATCCGCTCGTCGAAACCGCGGTGAACGCGTGGGCGACGGCGTCGAAGAGGGTCATCTCGGGAGCGAGCCCCACGACCTGGAGCAGCGTGAGGACGGCGATCATCAGGGCCGTCAACCCCACGTAGAGCTTCCACAGGAGCGCGGCCGTCTCCGAGATCCGGGGCGTGAGTTTGTTGACATCCTGCGTCTGCGTTTCGGTCTCCATCAGTTGCGCGCCACCGACGGACAGCTGTGAGAGCAGCGCCGTCGCCAGCACCAGGATCCCGAGGCCACCGAGCCACTGGAGCGTCGAGCGCCACAGGTGGATCGCTCGGGAGTGCCGCTCGAAGTCGACGACGACGGTCGCTCCGGTGGTCGTGATCCCGCTCATACTCTCGAAGAGCGCGTTGACCGGGGTCGCGAGCGTGCCCTTCCCGGCCAAGAGGAAGGGAACGGTCCCCACGAGCGCGATGCTCAACCACGTGAGCGCGACCATCAGGAACGCCTCTCTGGCCTGCAGGTCGCGAGTCTCCGGGAGGCGTTCGAGGCCGGCGCCCACGAGCAGCGTTCCCACCATCGGAACCAGAAACGGGACGATCGGCGTGCCGTCGTAGAGCGCCAGCGAAAACGGGAGCGTCAGCGGCACCCACAGCCACTTGAGGATCGTCCCGACGAGACCGACGCTGACCCGCCAGTCGACGCGGAGCGTCACCGCGACGACCCCCGTCGACGGCTCATCGCAGGGGTACCCGTCGGCCGGTCATAGGTTCGACGCGCTGGCTCCCCCGTCGATCGGGAGTGCGACCCCGGAGATGAAGGACGAGACCGGAGACGAGAGGAACGCCACCGTCCGTCCCAACTCCATCGGATCGCCGAGGCGACCGACGGGAATCTCTCCGGCCCAGTCGTCGAGGCCCGCCTCGTAGGAGTCGTAGTCACCGGTTCGGACACCTTCCTCGACCAATTCCTCGACGCGCGGAGTCTCGTGTGTGCCCGGGAGCACGGCGTTCGCTCTGACATCGGGAGCGAGCTCCGTCGAGAGCGTCTTCTCTAGGCCCACGACGCCCGCCCGCACCGAGTTCGAGAGCACGAGGTCCTCGACCGCCTCTTTGACGCTTATCGAGGCGATCGTCACGATCGTTCCGCCGACCCCCATCCGGAGGTGCGGTTCGGCGGCCCTGACGGTCCGCACGACGCTCATCACGAGGAGGTCGAACGCGGCGTCCCACTCCTCGTCGGTCGTCTCGACGAACGGCTTCGCGGGCGGGCCGCCCGCGGACGTGACGAGATGGTCGAGACCGCCGAAAGCCTCGACACAGCGCTCGACGAGCGCGTCCGGCGCGTCGGGATCGGTCAGGTCCGCAGCGTGTCCGATCACGGTCGCGTCGGCCGCGGCGTCCGAGCGGACGTCGTCGACCGCCGCCGCAAGGCGCCCCTCGTCGCGGCCGTTCAGCACCACGTTCGCACCCTCGGCGGCGAGCGCCCGCGCGGAGGCCTTTCCGAGACCGCTGCTCGAGGCGGTCACGAGCGCGGCGTCGCCGGCGAGTTGCAGGTCCATACGGACACCTGTGAGGGCGGGGACTAAAACGTTGACAGAGTCGGACCCTCTAGTCCGGCCTACAGCGGGAGCGGGCCCATCAGTGGCACGCGAATGGTATCACCGGATTCCCGGTACTCGGGGGTATCGAGCGGGCGCTGGTCGTCGGTTCGAAGCCGACGACAGCGAGGTCGCCCTGGCCCTTTCGAAGTCGGCCGCGAGCGTGATCGCCCGCCGTCCGAAAAAGACCTGAGCGTTACCCGGCAACCCCCGCTATCGCGACGGCCTCGCGATAGCACGCCGCAGCCAAGAGCAGATATCCGCCGCCCAGAAGCGCCCACTCGCGTCGCGTCAACGACCAGTCCCGCGGCGA from Halobellus litoreus encodes:
- a CDS encoding MFS transporter; translated protein: MLVTVSLGWALLQTGRFLLSPLLPTIITDLGITEATAGIALSIFGGAYALVQYPGGEYSDRWNRTTLIVPGLVVLAVGFTLFGLSTGLATFLVAATVVGVGKGLFAIPSRALLSDLFTAKRGRALGIYAAGTDLGGLLSSGIAVLALTYATWRTPFFPVALALAVITLVYASQTREGYRVGSTSLELRSTVGRLVQSSRQRETLLAFSLFYFMVGGFINFAPAYLAQTKGFSESLAGLTFAIVFAVGFAVKPVAGTLGDRFSRRAIAVTGLLVAATALVALVFAGSNVAIWLAVGLLALGYKTGFPLSDAIILDGAPSGGMGADLGAARALFLSANAVGPAYVGIVATYVSYDAAFGGFVVCLLVAAALLFRTG
- a CDS encoding TrkH family potassium uptake protein is translated as MTLRVDWRVSVGLVGTILKWLWVPLTLPFSLALYDGTPIVPFLVPMVGTLLVGAGLERLPETRDLQAREAFLMVALTWLSIALVGTVPFLLAGKGTLATPVNALFESMSGITTTGATVVVDFERHSRAIHLWRSTLQWLGGLGILVLATALLSQLSVGGAQLMETETQTQDVNKLTPRISETAALLWKLYVGLTALMIAVLTLLQVVGLAPEMTLFDAVAHAFTAVSTSGFSPRGDSIAAFSPAVQWAVVPFMALGATSFVLLYFVLQGDFARLRKSDEFRFYFGILGVFTAAVAAVLFTDPVPDLTAEETVRHALFQVVSIVTTTGYASIDFDLWSPAAKHLLFVGMFIGGMAGSTTCSIKALRWLVVIKAFRRDLFVATTPSAIRPVRLSGNVVDEQTVRDIYAYTLVSLVFFILGTVFVVIDASRVQVAVTEFEAMSAVAATFFNVGPAFGIAGPLASYESFPATTKVTMTLLMWIGRIEIIPVLVLLTPSFWRS
- a CDS encoding SDR family oxidoreductase; its protein translation is MDLQLAGDAALVTASSSGLGKASARALAAEGANVVLNGRDEGRLAAAVDDVRSDAAADATVIGHAADLTDPDAPDALVERCVEAFGGLDHLVTSAGGPPAKPFVETTDEEWDAAFDLLVMSVVRTVRAAEPHLRMGVGGTIVTIASISVKEAVEDLVLSNSVRAGVVGLEKTLSTELAPDVRANAVLPGTHETPRVEELVEEGVRTGDYDSYEAGLDDWAGEIPVGRLGDPMELGRTVAFLSSPVSSFISGVALPIDGGASASNL